DNA sequence from the Pomacea canaliculata isolate SZHN2017 linkage group LG7, ASM307304v1, whole genome shotgun sequence genome:
CACCTCAGGCAGTTCGTTCTAACCTACCAACGCTCAGTTTTCAAGAGAAGCGTTGAGAGACCGCTCAGAACAAGACACAATTATTGTCACGTGTGAGCCAGCCTCTGTCACCTGCCGAGGTCACGTGTCACATAGGTGTGACACAAGCTGATGAAGGCTTTTACAAGTTCTCTTCAGCAACGATCTTGGAACCTTACTGTTGTTTTACGTATGGCCAATTGGTAAACTGATGGTATGTATCTGTAAAATGTTAGTGCCGTGGTCACACATTGTCGTACATTAATTTAACGACCTCAAACACActtctgaaaaacaaatgctttATTATGATCAACAGACGTAATTTAACTGTAACAAATCTGTGTTCACGCTTCCCTGAACTTTTACGTTTTTTCCGTTTTGTCGTTACGGCGACCGTTAGCCATCGCGGATTTTTCACAATTTCATGTTGTGTACAGACTACAGGAACTTTCATTGAGGTAAGTGGTTTGTAGTACATacaagcaatatatatatacctggaAACAATGCGGTTTGGACACAATCCAGTATTTAgttacttattttttgttttttcagttgtttagaTGATAATCATACTCACATCGCAGGTCTGAACACGAACACTGTCGATCCTGTTGTGAATCTCTTCTATGGtcttgtgtgggtgtgttgtgcGTGTGCATGATTGCGTTTGTGTCAAAAAGTATGTTATATACAActtatataatataaaacaacttTCAGAAACAGTTTGTTGCAATTAGAATTTAGAGACAGCAATATTGCTGGCTTGGGTGCGTCATGCTGATATTCATGCATATGTCAACAAATGATGTGAATTCCTTTTTATTATGAAAGACATATGACAGACGTTGTAAACTTCTGCCCATTGATTGCTGAtgataacatattttaatgtctttcctATCAGGTTGCAACTTCTAAATTTATGTTGTTTGCTACAATTTTCTATGTTTGATGTACGAAGCGGGACAGTCGACACAAACCAGAGTAGTACTCAAGTCCTACGTTTGAGTATAAAAATTTCACCAATGGGTAATGAGACTTCAAAACTATCGTTTAAAATCCTTGGTATGtaatcttaaacattttaatttaaaatgtgtccTTCTTCCTCCTAAAGAGGTCAGCTTGTTTACATTACAAGACATGTTCAAGATTGTCTAAATGCTGTGACGgcttaaatatttattacacactttttttctttttaatttgtcttcttAGGTTTTTTCTGGGTCTGTAAAGTATccaaagaacaaatattaacccgaagagaaacagaagtaataaactttataattatatatatataagcaagactgtcaaaaatattgttttatgtggTCTTcagtatgtatttttattactgaaaTATGCTCattattctttatctttctgttacAGCTAAGCACTGCACTAGCTTCAATCTAAGTATGGAAATAAATCCAAATAATAGCTTAATTAATTTCAGAATGTTAAGAAACTTTCAGtagtttttttctgctatttataaaaatacacaaattttaagaaaatgtcagaatgagtgtgaaaagaaagaaaagtgcaaaaaaatGTGTCTTGCTTTGGGCGAGGGGTGTTAGTGgttgattatgatgataatgagatTTTTCCTCGGACTTTCAGCATTTCAGTTTTAAGTGACTGGCACAGCGATTTAATTTTGGTGATTGAGGACTGCACAGAAGAGGAATCAAAGTGAAAGTGGTAGACCAGCTGGAAATGTCAACAGGTTATGACTTTGCCATAATGCATATTAATCGTTGATgcattacacacatacacatgtggtttttttttttgttcaaaatagTAGTACATAACACAAATTCgatatactgatttttttaatttttcaacagAACACAACTGGACATATAAATCCATCGGTGCCCAAATGTACTTTTACTCTACTCGAAACAGGCAGCAAGCTTTTAAGCCATAAACTCTCGTAATGAGCAACAAAGTCAATAAAACAGTGATTGAGAACACAAGTAACACTCTATGACAGTAATGTCTTTTTGCTATGTGTTATACAGGATCGGGACACCTGGAAAATTTGGCCGCTGACAGCTGACCACCTGAAGTCTTGATGCAGGTCCAACGATGTCTGATGATGGTTATGAACAACATCTTAATAAAGATGAATTCTTCTcagttctttatctttattaacgaaatttttatgtttgtattgaTCTATCGTATCCTAATGCGTGTGTTGCTTGTATGGTTGTGAcagcttttctttttgcagTCCTCTTGCACAAAACACTTAACTCGCATCTAATTAGAAATGtctgtttaaaatttacattatcATCACTACAAGGAGCATTGGACATGAGGTAAACTATGTATTAACATTCATAACAATTTATgtaacacaacaaaaaatattcaagaaattTATGTTCCCGATAAAACTGATAAATGTTAATCAAACGATGGTCACTAggcgtttttttaaaatgaaatatcacTAAAGACATTTCTTTCCCAACACGAAAGACGACCCGTAGCTGTACAGACAAGGGCAATTAACGTTGTActtgcttacctccctttacccACTGCCTGCCAGTACACAGACATGATGAAGGCTACAggatttattattaaagaaaaagctaCTTCTTACTTGTACAATACACATTTACCTTTTCGATCAACCATTTCATCAGATTCAGTCAGGCTTAGGCCTCACATAACAGAACATTCCACTCAGCCTTCAACCCATACTTCAGCACGATAATTCTCACCTTAAATACACCAAACTACACAGCATCATCGCGAAAATTTGCATTCACGTATTCACACAAaggaaatattacaaaaatggaaaatgggAAGAAGCCAATCACTTTAAGGATACACACTGCTGATGTCCTTTCAACCTTAAACATTAACGTTCTTTGACACTATGAATTTTCTTGCTCATTGCAGTGAAGAATGGATTAGTTTCGTTAGATGAACAGGACGTACAAATCAAAGTTaacaccgacagcagcagcaaataagatttattaaagatttattaACCTATTTAATTAAAGATTTGATAAACTATGGATAGTAGTCGAttgacattttcttaaaattaacagaaaatgtttagatagGTAAGATAatgatgtgcatgtagaccattaaaaacacaaaacgtgtgtttgtgtagtgaTCATCATGTAATTATAAAGGGACACAGAAATTTAACTGACTGGTAAAATTAACTGAGCACGAGCTTAAATAATCTTAATAAGTAAGTAAGAAAACagttaattttctcttttatttatagagcaatgtctatgttaaaaaatatctaaaaatagtCTTCCTAGGCAAAattacaaaagtacaaaaaagaaatgtgacCTAAAATTATCGACAGAATCAtaatccctctctctctctctcacacagaggaACACTTATATAGTGTGAGTActtttatcaaatacaaaattCCTCATGGCAAATGTCTGATTGTATccaaatatatttcaaaattatgATGAATAAAGTAAAGTTTTTAACTAATCTGATAGTGCTtatcttctttctcttattgtaaaacagtttaatgattgttcttccttcttcagactgttgtttaaaacagatttcATAAGTATGGGTTGTGCTGTTCTCTGTGCTTAGCTTGCTGGTCCATGTGATTGTAGTCTCCCATCAGAAGAAACACTCAGCTGACATGGTCTGTGCTGTTGGagaatataaaatgaaaagattaaaTTACAGGTCAGAGTAGTTTGCGCTCACAAGTAAGGTAGCATCATACAACACATCTCTCTGTGcgcaaataataatataattaaggGATGTAGCTACTGGACCCATTAGGAATTTAGCTACTTCAAATTACCTCCCCTTAACATGTGAGGGGTGAAAAGTCCGCTAGCTATGTATTTCTTAATGTTTAAAAGTAATCAAGTTGATCAAAGGCCATGTCActtgccggttactcaatttAACATGGATTTTTACTTCAAAAAacgaaaatgagaagaagacaGCATATAATAATGacattctaatgtatattcttattttacaaacatagtgtggtttttaaataaaaaataaattttgttttatggaTTTCAACTTGATGCATATTTCCTTGGTGTATCTTTCCATGTACTCCATTCAGTGATCTATTCATCTCGTCCATGACTGGTTaccatttctttcttaaactccaccaacaaacatagaatctggaaaaaaataagcaatttACCTTAAACTCTATCTGTGGGAGGAGGGATAATTTACAGATAATGAGTAAAAATGGGCAAAATGTGTGACTGTGCTTTACGGGAATTGTTAAATAAAGTCCTCGCTTCTTTcgtcaaacaattttttttttcaaatgttaatcTTTGATAGTTTAATTTGGAAACAATAGATATGAGGTCTTCGGTGTGTTTAGAAATTGTACGCTAAGCTCTTAGCGATAATTTTAGACGATTGACAATCGGCGATGGTCGTTTCTGCTCTcccttttatttaatttgagaTTAAAGGCAGTGTTGTGGGTTCTGCAAAGCTATTAGCcataaatgtcaaaataaagtgGGCATCAGAACAAAGCGGACATGTGTATGGCCTGcttcaataaaatgaaaataatataacaTTAAAGATTCAGGAAAAGAacagaataaatattattgttctTGTATTCTTTCGACCAATGTAGTTTGGTTAAAAGCTGCAAGCAGTATAATGATGGCTGacccaaacaaaaatatcttgtaCAGACAGTAACGTGTCTTTAATATAAAGCTTACACAGGAGTgtcttctccatctctctctctttgtaatTGTTGTTTTCTGCGATAAGATAATGACAAGACATTACATCAACGATTTTACTAACAcaatttgtttaaagaaatattttcactttcattgcTTATGGAATCCTTAGATTGTAAGTAatagaaagcagaaaacatatgtttgtcttttatctgAATATTTAAACGCTTaacaactataataataataacattaataaaaataataatattaataataacaacatacaTACGCAGCAAGACAAcgcctttgaaaaaaaaaccaccggCAACATAAATCTTTCCTCCAAGCAGATATCGTCTCCATTGAAGTCTTTTTCTTAATACAGCAGATTCTTGGCCTCCTATGACCAATCGTTTGTTTTTAGGCTGATGATGTGTTTGGTGGACATTCATTACCTATTTCAGAACGCTGAATGTGCGCTGCGGAATTTATTGCAGATACATTGAGACACAATATGCGTAGAACACAATAAGATTGAAAACTTCGCAACCTGCACAgataacaatattattatttcataaagtgTTATTGTATGTATAACACAATTAATTTGTATGTGCGTTTTTTAATGCGTTAACAGCAAGTCAGGAAGATACACAAAACTAAAGAGTTACAACGAAATCGCTAATTGATActaggtttttattttcacaattttctaCATCGTATGCACAGTCTCCAGACAGAGTCTTTTTATATTATCTTCTTACCTCTGACTTCTGACTGTTTTCTGGACGTTGTGACAATCCAAAGTGATTTAAAGAACATGACATCAGTCACTGTGGACACGACACGCGCTGCGCTTGGCTCTACGAGTCTCGGTGGTCAAGCTGTGATGTTAccttagttttgtttatgtttacaaaatggATATGAGAAGCAAGACAGTGTTATGTGGCTGAGAGGCAAAGAACAAATGTTAAACTTAAATAATAGACACTGATGTTCTAATTTTACTGCTCAAACATTTTGGCTTACTTTAAAATTGCTTTTCTTGGGACAAAAGTCTTTTTGAAGAAAGCGGATAGGTGGTAGCGCACAAAAGAATGATTTACATAAAGCTTCTTGGTTTCCAACCCCATGGTGCTATAGATTCCTAGTAAATTGATACTTCAGCGCTTTTTTATTGAGacttactcattttttttattttggtgatcGCTTGACTCGTAGTTTCTATGCTTATCATGAGCAGTCACTGTTTATTATACTGTGTATTCGGAAAATGTGCTTTGTGTACAAAGAGTATACGTAAGCTGCTTTGTAACACAAAACTATAAAACAGGAACGATTTAGAACATCAGCATCTaccatttgattttatttgctaCTTTACTTTCCCTTTAAACACGTGATAGCATTAATAATAGTGACAGATGATGAATAAAACCTTTAACAATTAAAGTCAACTGGTATGATGACTGCAGTGGGAGgcggtcatcatcatcaactgtttCAGTAgtcacggtacaggtgtaggtACCACTGTGTCTGTTGTCTGCTGCTGTAATACGTAGTTCCCCGGTATTATTGCTTACTACTCCTCGCCAAGTAATGGAAGCAGGAGgtgggttgctgtcagcgtcacaaaCAAATATGACATCCTGTCCATGAGTGATCTCATACAGGACATGGtttttttcagtccttgttGTATTCACATTATTCATTGGTGATATTCTGATGAGCGGATCATCTGCAAAATTAGTAAACTGAAAGTAGCATAACTTACTAAACACTCTTTTAACAGCTGTTGTTTTATCTCATAAGCGATAAGCATATTTTTTACCTCCAGTTCATTAAAAAGCtcacttttttatgtgtattcATATCAAGTTTTCACCCAAAATTCCTTTATCAACTATCAGCTGCATCTTTACTGCAACTTGTTATAACCAACGTACGTTAATGAGATAAAGCGATTCCCTTTTCTTTGTGTCAAATAATGATAACTAACTATATCTGTGTTGAAGATCGAGACATTATTAACCGTGCTTatttcaagaacttttttttatcgtAAGAGCTGTGGAATTCTCAgcttctttatatatattatctgACATTTTTCCACCCTTTAACAGGTCAGGAACTAATTCAAAAATGTGTCAATAGGatttagagagaaaaagaggttTGGCAAATATCTGTACGatatatcttttaattttttggaGAACTGACAATATAATCGAGAAAAATCTAGCAAGTAATTAaacctgttcttttttttaactagtgACCTTAACAAACAAAGTAagttttataagtttttttctcGTAATTAAATATCTCTACTGTACTCACAATAAACCATAAGTAGGAGGCTATCACCAGATATATTGTTGACAGACGTAAAATTGCATGTCACTCGTCTCATATTGTGTGTCCTGGTCAGAGGCTCAAAGATAAGAAGATCTCCATCAGGACGACCACCTGCTGTTTCTGACCAAGTGGGCTTTTCTTCTATTGTGTGACTGTTTGGGGTCAGACACCTGAGAGCTGATGTTTTTCCAGCCATCAGCGGATACGACTCATTTGCAGACACGATATAAACAGAAGGggctgaaaaatgaaaaataaaagggtTCAAATAATcagatgatgtttataaaagaGCATAAATGATCTTTAgagatttgtatttttataaaaacataaatataaagtgCTAGACTTGAGAGAAAGTTGTACTTCTTTTTGGCGGGGGAGGGGAGATTGTTAGAcgtcttgtatatatatatatgttattttaaaactaatttttgtttcttttcctttcatgGTGAGGGTGTAGTTTTGGTGATCTAGTATAATTTACAAATGTCTGTATCTCTTGGGGTTACGGAAACACACACTTTACTGTAACAATCCTATTTTTAATAGATATACATGCTTTGATAAGTCAGGATGGTGGGGGGCAAACAGTTATCAAATCTTAAAACTTAGTTTGTTCCGTATTTTTATGCGAACGGCTTAATAATAAGTAGACAAAGTAAATTATATCAGTAATAAACAttataagcattttatttcttactgtCGCTGCAAAAGACTCCCACATCGCTGAGGTCGCACTCACTCTTGTAGCCGTCTACATTCTGACCGCAATGGAAAAGATTGTTTTCATGGCTCTCACAGGTGAAAGATACCTTTAGCACAGGGCTATTACTAGCCTTATATGACAATCCATCTGTGTACACGGCTGCCCCtctaaataaaatgacaaaacgGGTTAAGTAAAATGTGCATACAATTACTCTTTGTGAAAAATGTTGACTTAAGATAGAAAACGAATGTTTAACTTGAGGGCGAGTTGTTAATTTACATCCTCTCTCTTGTGTTGCATAAATTTTGTAGAAACTTTATCAGCgttttaaacataattattagTGGACTTAAAGGGAAAGAAGCGTGTTTCTCACGTGGGTAGACGGAGTTGTCTGCACGCTACTGTCGCCGTCTTCACGTCAGACACGCAAACAGCTTGCCACGTGCTCCCGGTCTTCATCTCTACAAGGCCCAGGTCTTGTCTGGTGCGACTAGTGCCTGTCAGACGTAGTTCTGCCACAGGTAAGTACGTGAAACTTAGTATTATAGAACTTGTTCCATTTATAGCAtgtattatacatgtacatggtTGAGTTGTAAGCGGCAACAACAAgtattagtaattattattaatgtgtatttttgaaaatgtatctTGAAAATTTTACATCATGTATATAGTCCATAATCAAACATGCATACTCACTCAGAGAGTCATCGAGGTATCATTTCCTTAAATAtactaaaaataattcaaattggaTAGGAGGTCTTGTCctcattttgtctgttttaatcCGCCTTTTGTCGTCTTTAAAGTAGAGGTGGTTTTaggagaaagtttttttctgttcttctaaAAATATGTCATTAAGGTAAGGCATGTTTCCTCATTACACtatctacaataaaaacaagctGTAAAAATGTTCTTACCTATGTCGCAGACGATGCCAACATCATTCGAATGCTTGCAGGAGGTTTGATAAAGCATGTTGTGAGAGCAGATTCCCAGACTAGTTTCTGTTCCTTTGCAATTCAGACCGTCGAGCAAAATGTTGCCTGACCCTGCTCCATATACAACTGAACTCACAGCTGCTGCTCCAGTACTGCAGACAATCACAAAAAGATCGTAAATATTCttattaaatgtgtttatttataagcAGACAAAGACAATTCATGTCGATTGAATTTTGCAGTAAGGAGGAGATAAACACTGCGGTGGAGCTAGGCGTCACGCTACCAAGGCACGCGTAGTCTAAGAATCTTCAGGAAGGCTCACATAAGTGAAGTGGATTTAACAAATTTCACCCAGAATTGTTTTTGTCATCTTAAAAACATCGTCCAAatttgttacattaaaaaaaaacactactaAGTTATTGACGAATGCTTTAGAGTTCGACACATTCCAGAACATCACTTGACCAAAATTGGGAAAAGGAAGTGAGAGATGCAGACAGCTAACATCTGTGTCTTAGAAGCAGcttacctgttgaatcctaacatcctgcaggctacctgCGCCTCTTCCTGTCCAAACCCTGTGTCACACACTGTAGTCCATTCCTCGTTAAACAAGATCTCAAGTCGCCCCGCCGCAGATGTACCGTGAACCAACCGCGCTGACATCTTGCTGGCTGACATGTTTAACAAGTGAAAACATTATAGGTAGTGATTGTCAGTGATTACTTGCAACATATTTTTGGTTAACAAGTTTTAATCATGAAAACTGTATACGTAGTGATTGATAGTGATTATATGAGCCATAAAGCAGTCTTTAGACTATAAAGATCGCGCTCTACTTGTATCTTTGAATAATAGTTTCCCAAAAGAGATTATCTTCTTAATTATAAGGAAGTTatctattaaaaatatttgtaaacacgTATAGAAGTCCCTTACGACAGCTACTAAGTAAGGTAGATTGTCCTACTctttgtaacaaaaataaaatgtttttcaacagTAGAAGAGCATCTGTATACATCATGTTACATTTCTGTGTCCGAAATGGTGCCAAGCTTACGAGCGACTGTTCTGATAACAATTACGGATAATTAACCCtctattaaagaaataaattgttagTCCATTGCCTATCCTCCTGTAGCATGGATGACCAATGAACCACTCAGTCTGATCTTCTCCCATTGATTTGTCGGACATGGGTGCCCGAGCGAAGAACTACTAGAGCTAACGTCGAAATAGTTCAAAGGGTCATCCATGTAGGCAAGCTCTTTGCTTATTGCACGGATTTCATCCAGTGATGGGCAATTTTCCATCCCTAAAATAGGAAGGTTAAACATGACACAATACTCCaagaaaagagatttaaagCACTGCGGTCGCTTAGAATTTATATTGTACTATtgtgataaataaacagtaaacaccTATTATATCCTACCATCCTGCAAGTTACGTTAGCACTATCAGTTCTAAATTGTCAGTTACATACTATGCCGTATTAtctgtaaaataattatctAGACAACCTGCCATCGGTCCCGTTAACCATACATGTTGCCACTTGTTCAGCTAAGAGATTGGGCAtcattacactttctttctaaaccaacacattttttaatggAATTTTCAAATCAGTAAGAAAATTTGCtatcataaaaaacaaacaacatcgCTCTTACATTCGCATTTAAAGGCACATGAATAACAGAAACCGTTTCTCGTCTATTAAATGAGCGTGTACAAACTGGTGTTTGAGACCTAACCTTTTCGGATGGTGAGAGCGATGTCTCTTATGTATAGCAGCTGAATAGATTGAAATCTTTTTCAGTTTGCTTCTTGGCAATGTTGGTGTTATTACTGACTAGTGTTGTACATAAACTTCAGAGCTTTGATTACAATCATTTTCTTAACAGTTTATAATGGAGCTGTTTCAAGCACATCTTTAAGCTCACCGGTAGTCCTCCGAGGTCGTTAAAAAATCTCTAGGCTCACCCAGAAGAGgttacaaaaaacaagacagtttttcacAAAGTTTCTATATAGTACCCCTTTACATCAATGTACTTGCTCGAACGTTGCTCAAGCATTTAAATTCTATCACGGAAGAAAGTTGCGTCCTGCACCATCAAAACCTTCTCTACACCACATAACTATGACCTCATCCTTGTTTCCCAAAGGTGACTACATTTGTGGGATATAAGTTTAGAAACATGTAAAAGTCAGATAGAGCTAAATCTGGTGAATAACAGGAACTAGGTGGCAAATCAAAGCCACGGTTGACTAAAGTTTGCTATTGCAACCTAAGGAAAGTAAACAAGTGAGTTAACTTGGAGCAATAGCACACCTCTCCTCAGCTTACCTTTCCCTTTCAACTTGACTTTTTCCTTCAGTTGTGTTAGTTCTGACGCATAGAACTGTCCATTAAAAGTTTTCACTTTCCCAGTTGGTCTATCTTGATCCGAAACAACAAAATCCATCTACTTGCCAGCAGATGCTTCCTGCTTAAATTTCTGTTTGGGTGTAGAACCACAGTGTGTTCATTGTTTGCTTTGTATCTTTGATTCAGGTTACAAGTGCCAAGCCGAGGTTTCATTTTGAGTTACTAATCAGCGGGGTTAATTCTCAAGGTCAGTCTGGACCACTCTCTGGAAGCGAGTCAGAAATGTCCTGAAAATGTCAACCTTTTGCAGTTTATGCTTTGGCGTCAGCTTTCTTGGAAGCCATCTTGAAGACAGTTGCTTATACCCAAGATCTCAATTAAAAAGTGTGAACTAAACCAGAAATAATTCCTATGGACTTGACTATCTGCTGTATAGTTAGACTTGTATCATCCGAAACCACACGATAATTGGCACTAACTTGAACCTCAGTCGTGTATGTTTATGGGTGACCGGACCGAGGGTCATCTATGCTGACCCTGCCACGCTTGAATTCAGCAGTCAAAAGTTTCATagaaagggttagggttagtacttttgtactttttttaaaaaaagtgcaaGATCTGGCTGCTTTAGAAAGCACAAGGTGATAATTCCACAGTATAGACACGAGTatcttactgatgttacagacgACTACAACGTCCTTCGAGTGACCACAGGCGTTGATGAACAGGGGGTCAAGCCGACATTGTGCTAAACTGGTTTCTCTTCCCTGGCAGACCACGTTATTAAAGGCCTCACAgattaaaaacatgaaaagagTTCACAAATGCAGATCACAACCGAAAGAGACTTGACAAACCTCGTAAACACCAATAAGTGAAGAACAAAACTAAGCAACACTTACAGCACCACAAAAAGCGTCTCTTCCGTTTCCTTTCACCCACACCACTCATATCTTGCCATGAATCCCATCCCGCATAAACGCGAAATCACCGCTTTCACTTGCAAaagcaacaccaacaacaacaaaaacaaaagcttttagTAAGTTCATTGAGATAATTGCCACAGAAGACACAAGTatcttactgatgttacagacgACGCCAACGTCTTGCGAGTGATTACAGTATTTGGTGTACAGGGGGTCATGTTGACATTGTGCTAGACTGGTTTCTGTTCCCTTGCAGACCACTTTATTAAGCAGAATGTGACCTGAACCTTGTCCATTTCTACTGCTGCTGACAGCTGCTGCTTTACTGCTGTCCGTAAATAATGTGTCACATGTAATTATAAAAGAGAAGCATGACATTTGTATTAGCATTATTTCACATATATGTACAGGTCAATGCGACAGtagaaaatcttttaaaaacaagatgTAATTTCTGTCATTTACTGCTTTCTTCTCTTATAACTCTAACCAGATTTGTCATGTCATTTAGATATTTGACCGGTttaaaagatcattttaaatattgcacacgtttttttctgtgtgtgtattagaTTAGTTCTTCACTCTATTCATGTTAGTGAGGTCTTCAATCAGATAGCATACATCGAGATTTTTTTAACTCTGTCCAGACATCAGGTGGTAAT
Encoded proteins:
- the LOC112569475 gene encoding scavenger receptor cysteine-rich domain-containing group B protein-like, translated to MRYRVVTTYLMYLLLVPSLSQELKARVVGGTAEAGRLEIFYNETWNTVCGRGFGHEEALVACRMLGFNSTTAVSVWSVKYGAGSGPILFSGLRCVGNETSLAQCQHAGLYRHNCKRWEDVGVMCNFTQELKARVVGGTAEAGRLEIFYDGTWNTVCDDDFGQEEALVACRMLGFNSTTAVAVGSVVYGEGSGPILFSYLQCVGNETSLAQCQHSGLYRHYCEHSEDVGVMCNFTQELRARVIGGTAEAGRLEIFYDRTWNTVCGRDFEHEEALVACRMLGFNSTTAVAVGSAKYGAGSGPILFSDLWCVGNETSLAQCQHSGLYIHDCGHSEDIGVMCNFTDQMTSRLAGGTSQAGRLEIFFNEEWSTVCDDKFGQEEAEVACRMLGFKSSKAAAVSSSRNGQGSGHILLNKVVCKGTETSLAQCQHDPLYTKYCNHSQDVGVVCNITSKMSARLVHGTSAAGRLEILFNEEWTTVCDTGFGQEEAQVACRMLGFNSTGAAAVSSVVYGAGSGNILLDGLNCKGTETSLGICSHNMLYQTSCKHSNDVGIVCDIELRLTGTSRTRQDLGLVEMKTGSTWQAVCVSDVKTATVACRQLRLPTGAAVYTDGLSYKASNSPVLKVSFTCESHENNLFHCGQNVDGYKSECDLSDVGVFCSDTPSVYIVSANESYPLMAGKTSALRCLTPNSHTIEEKPTWSETAGGRPDGDLLIFEPLTRTHNMRRVTCNFTSVNNISGDSLLLMVYYDPLIRISPMNNVNTTRTEKNHVLYEITHGQDVIFVCDADSNPPPASITWRGVVSNNTGELRITAADNRHSGTYTCTVTTETVDDDDRLPLQSSYQLTLIVKGFIHHLSLLLMLSRV